A single genomic interval of Spinacia oleracea cultivar Varoflay chromosome 6, BTI_SOV_V1, whole genome shotgun sequence harbors:
- the LOC110785031 gene encoding uncharacterized protein — translation MASQRPAGGSSDRRSYTPRNNSWRHQPYNRQNQVQNVNQYDDTNNVYRNERVVYPPISEYGFNVDIGGVVNALQSVGGTVRWPKKRDRPDSTKDMSRWCDFHRDNGHTTEECISLKKEVAYLLKRGHLKDLLSDKGKETYNKDINSQPNPAPSGDRPAPPMFEKVVNVISGGSDICGLTSSAAKKINRGESEAVKEGQTEDEVALDKSLAAMIITFDDSDSTDTQQEHHDGLVISLPIGNALIKRILIDNGSSANVLFLEALQEMGLDEKSIIRRSTVLVGFSGESLRTVGEISLPMYAEGVNVMTKFNVVDCPSAYNVILGRPWIHKMKAVPSTYHQSIKFPTKWGVMEIKGQQRDAKKYYETTLKPSKSSI, via the coding sequence ATGGCTTCTCAGCGACCAGCAGGGGGTAGCAGCGACAGGAGGTCGTACACCCCAAGGAACAACAGCTGGAGACACCAACCATACAACCGCCAGAACCAGGTACAAAATGTCAATCAATATGATGATACTAACAATGTTTACAGGAATGAACGGGTCGTTTATCCCCCCATCTCCGAGTATGGCTTCAACGTCGACATCGGAGGCGTGGTGAACGCCCTTCAAAGTGTAGGTGGTACCGTCAGATGGCCTAAGAAGCGCGACAGACCAGACTCTACGAAGGACATGAGCAGGTGGTGCGACTTCCACCGCGACAATGGCCACACAACCGAGGAATGCATCTCCCTCAAAAAGGAGGTAGCATATCTACTGAAAAGAGGCCACCTGAAGGACCTACTGAGCGACAAAGGAAAGGAGACGTACAACAAGGATATCAACTCCCAACCCAACCCAGCACCAAGCGGCGACCGACCGGCCCCGCCCATGTTCGAAAAGGTGGTAAACGTTATTTCTGGTGGTTCAGATATATGTGGACTAACTtcttctgcagctaaaaaaATCAACAGGGGCGAATCTGAAGCCGTCAAAGAGGGGCAGACCGAAGACGAAGTAGCACTCGACAAGTCTTTAGCAGCGATGATAATAACCTTCGACGACTCAGATTCAACCGACACACAACAGGAACATCATGACGGGCTAGTCATATCGCTCCCAATAGGCAACGCTCTCATCAAAAGGATATTGATCGACAACGGCAGTTCAGCAAATGTACTGTTCCTAGAGGCTCTGCAAGAAATGGGACTAGACGAAAAGAGTATAATCAGAAGGTCgacagtcctagtaggattcagtGGAGAATCGCTACGAACGGTAGGGGAGATATCGCTGCCTATGTACGCAGAAGGTGTCAATGTGATGACCAAGTTCAATGTCGTCGACTGCCCATCAGCATACAACGTCATTTTAGGACgaccatggatccacaaaatgaaaGCGGTGCCATCGACATACCACCAGTCAATCAAGTTCCCAACCAAATGGGGAgtcatggaaatcaaaggacAACAAAGAGACGCAAAGAAATATTATGAAACGACGCTGAAACCATCAAAGTCATccatctag
- the LOC110785042 gene encoding protein argonaute 7 yields the protein MEEETQDSNPLTNLTPAQNNTRNNHRRHHHHHHHHHHHHQYHHHHAINIVNPYYNNNNSYNRLIGYFDEQQRQQQNYKGILPLPPTLPFQQNHKFRPNYKNHFPNPFFKPHKLPTSSHNHGFISASQADEQLGEQLSSLNIKKPNVVDTTTQALVAAKRPDNGGVEGEVISLLANHFRVKFDPCQQIFHYNVEISPNPPKEVARAIKKKFVEENSALLCYASPAFDGRKNLYSPVEFRNNRLEFFINLPVVLNSKPCLEGNAKGEVEQKVKLFRININLVSKLDGNELKKYLSKEGDDWVPLPQEYLHALDVVLRECPNEQCIALGRSMYSISMGGSREIGGGAVGLRGFFQSLRPTQQGLALNVDFSVTAFHESIGVIEFLQKRVKFLHDLPDRKERSLTTIERKEVEKELKNLRVFVSHRDAVQKYRFHSLTEEATEKLWFDDRDGSKLKLVDYFKDHYEYDIQYRNLPCLQISRRKPCYLPMELCMICQGQKFLGKLSDDQTARIMKMGSQKPRERRAIINGVINGPLGPTSHGEEFKLQVTKEMTRLNGRVLRPPKLKLGDGGVVSDVLPSSIDRQWSLLGGHVVEGTRIERWALMSFGGTPDQKSYVHKFISQLCFKCEQMGILLNRSTIITPQFESIHVLNNVTLLESKLNKIQREASNNLQLLLCLMEKKHKGYGDFKRIAETRVGVVTQCCLYSNLGKPNSQFLTNMALKINAKVGGSTVALFNSLPSQIPRLLTHDEPVIFMGADVTHPHPLDDCSPSVVAVVGSTNWPSANRYVSRMRSQTHRQEIIEDLGEMVSEILVEFGQEVKSLPRRIIFFRDGVSETQFYKVLKEELKSIREACDKFPDYKPLITFAVVQKRHHTRLFPDESDPNCLPFCDENVPPGTVVDSVITHPKEFDFYLCSHWGTKGTSRPAHYHVLWDESNFTSDEFQKLVYSLCFTFVRCTKPISIVPPAYYAHLAAYRGRLYLERSESSTMSRLGPPKPTPLPKISQNVNKSMFYC from the exons ATGGAAGAAGAAACACAAGATTCCAACCCACTTACAAATTTAACTCCTGCTCAGAATAACACCAGAAACAACCATCGtcgtcaccaccaccaccaccatcatcaccatcatcatcatcaataccATCATCATCATGCCATTAACATTGTTAATccttattataataataataatagttatAACAGATTAATTGGGTATTTTGATGAGCAGCAGAGGCAGCAGCAGAATTACAAAGGGATTCTTCCTTTACCTCCAACATTACCTTTTCAACAAAACCACAAATTTAGGCCTAATTATAAAAACCATTTTCCTAATCCTTTCTTTAAACCCCATAAATTACCCACTTCTTCTCATAATCATGGATTCATCTCAGCTTCACAAG cTGATGAACAGCTTGGGGAACAACTTAGTTCACTTAACATTAAGAAGCCTAATGTTGTTGATACTACAACACAAGCATTAGTGGCTGCAAAGAGACCGGACAATGGTGGAGTGGAAGGCGAAGTTATTTCTCTTCTTGCAAACCATTTTCGAGTAAAATTTGACCCGTGTCAGCAAATTTTCCATTACAATGTCGAAATATCTCCAAATCCTCCAAAGGAAGTGGCTCGCGCTATAAAGAAGAAATTTGTGGAAGAAAACTCGGCTTTGCTTTGTTATGCTTCTCCTGCTTTTGATGGTAGAAAAAATTTGTATAGTCCGGTTGAGTTTCGAAACAATAGGCTCGAGTTCTTTATTAATCTCCCGGTTGTTCTGAATAGCAAACCGTGTTTAGAGGGCAATGCTAAGGGAGAAGTTGAGCAAAAAGTAAAGTTATTTAGGATCAACATTAATCTTGTTTCAAAACTAGATGGAAATGAGTTGAAGAAATATTTGAGCAAAGAGGGGGATGATTGGGTGCCACTTCCTCAGGAGTATCTGCATGCTTTAGATGTTGTTTTGAGGGAATGTCCTAACGAGCAATGTATCGCTTTAGGAAGGTCAATGTATTCGATTTCGATGGGAGGGAGTAGGGAAATTGGTGGAGGGGCTGTTGGATTAAGAGGATTTTTTCAGAGTCTAAGGCCAACTCAACAGGGCCTTGCTTTGAATGTAGATTTTTCAGTGACTGCATTTCATGAGAGTATTGGAGTAATAGAGTTTCTGCAAAAACGGGTCAAGTTTTTGCATGATCTACCTGATAGGAAGGAGAGGAGTTTGACAACAATAGAGAGGAAGGAAGTCGAGAAGGAGTTGAAGAATTTGAGGGTCTTTGTTTCTCATAGAGATGCTGTTCAGAAATACCGGTTCCATAGCTTGACTGAGGAAGCTACTGAAAAGCTCTGGTTTGATGACCGCGATGGAAGTAAATTGAAGCTTGTTGATTACTTTAAGGATCATTATGAATATGATATCCAATACAGGAATCTTCCTTGTTTACAGATTAGTAGGAGGAAGCCATGTTACCTTCCTATGGAGCTTTGCATGATTTGTCAAGGGCAGAAGTTCCTTGGTAAACTCTCAGATGATCAAACTGCTAGAATTATGAAGATGGGAAGTCAAAAACCAAGAGAACGAAGAGCTATTATCAATGGAGTCATTAATGGTCCGCTTGGACCAACAAG TCACGGAGAAGAGTTCAAACTACAAGTCACGAAAGAAATGACACGATTAAATGGGAGAGTTCTTAGGCCTCCAAAGTTGAAGCTCGGAGATGGGGGAGTTGTAAGTGATGTACTTCCTTCTAGCATTGATCGGCAATGGAGCCTTTTGGGTGGGCATGTAGTTGAAGGGACACGAATTGAGAGGTGGGCATTGATGAGTTTTGGCGGAACCCCTGATCAAAAATCTTATGTCCATAAATTTATAAGCCAGTTATGTTTCAAGTGTGAGCAAATGGGCATTCTCCTCAATAGATCTACCATCATTACCCCACAATTCGAGTCAATCCATGTCCTAAACAATGTCACTCTCTTGGAAAGCAAACTAAACAAAATCCAAAGGGAAGCCTCAAACAATCTACAGCTCCTCCTGTGCTTAATGGAGAAGAAACATAAAGGTTATGGAGATTTTAAAAGAATAGCTGAAACCCGAGTTGGAGTTGTAACCCAATGTTGCTTATACTCAAACCTTGGTAAACCGAATTCCCAATTCTTGACAAACATGGCACTCAAGATCAACGCCAAAGTTGGTGGATCAACAGTTGCATTATTCAACTCGTTACCCTCACAAATTCCCCGGCTTCTTACACATGATGAGCCGGTAATATTTATGGGAGCAGATGTAACTCATCCTCACCCTCTTGATGATTGCAGTCCTAGTGTTGTGGCTGTTGTTGGAAGCACAAACTGGCCATCAGCAAACAGATATGTGTCAAGAATGAGGTCTCAAACACACCGCCAAGAGATTATCGAAGATCTTGGAGAAATGGTGAGTGAAATACTAGTTGAATTTGGCCAAGAGGTGAAGAGTCTCCCTAGAAGAATAATATTCTTTCGAGATGGAGTAAGTGAGACTCAGTTCTACAAAGTCCTAAAAGAAGAATTGAAATCAATAAGAGAGGCATGTGATAAATTTCCTGATTATAAACCATTAATCACGTTTGCTGTAGTACAGAAGCGGCACCATACAAGATTGTTCCCTGATGAAAGTGATCCAAATTGTTTACCATTCTGTGATGAAAACGTTCCTCCTGGAACTGTGGTTGACTCAGTGATCACTCACCCTAAGGAATTCGATTTCTATTTATGCAGTCATTGGGGAACCAAGGGAACAAGTCGACCAGCACACTACCATGTACTGTGGGATGAAAGCAACTTCACTTCTGATGAGTTTCAGAAGTTGGtttatagcttatgcttcacaTTCGTAAGGTGTACTAAACCAATTTCTATCGTACCCCCTGCTTACTATGCCCATCTTGCTGCATATAGGGGCAGACTGTACCTTGAAAGGTCGGAATCTTCTACCATGTCTCGGCTTGGTCCTCCAAAGCCAACTCCTTTGCCTAAGATAAGCCAAAATGTAAACAAGTCTATGTTCTATTGCTGA